The DNA window tcggcacctgattggaaaggaggtcgaagtgtatgttgacgatatagtcgtcaaaagcaaaagcacttcggagtacgagcacaacctcaagtccactctcaacgtgctcaagaaagccaacctcaaacttaatccccaaaagtgtacctttttggtagattcgggaaagtttctgggttgttgggtttcaaaggacgaactcaaggcaaacccctcaaaagttcaagtcgttcagaacatggcaatgccgaagtccatacatgacgtgcaaaggctaaccggatgtctagccgcactgaatcgatttctttcccaagcagccgaaaagcaactgccgttcttcaaggtgttgaaaaaggcaccaaagttcgagtggggagccgagcagaaaaaggcctttgacgagctcaaaagttatctagccgagcttcctattctctctgctccaaccgaagccgaagtaatattcttatacttagcggcatcagatcaaaccatcagcgcggtgcttgtacgagaagaaggcctaaagcagtttcccatctactttacaagccgagcattaagaggtccagaaacaaggtatcaacctctggaaaaaattgctctggcgttagtaaatgcagcaaggagactgcggccatacttctatgctcacaaggtatgcgtcttaaccgatctgcctcttcggcaagttttgaccaagccagaagcatcaggcagaatcgccaaatgggccatagagctgggagaacactcaatcgagtacctacctcgaaaagccatcaagggacaagccttggcagattttcttgcagaggccaagttcgatcaagcaatccctgtcattgccgaacagaaaaattctgccaatgccgaactagcacagcccttggaatccgaagaagagccgccggactgctggagcggattcgtagatggagcttcgaataaaacgggaagtggagctattattctgcttatcgctcccgatggacacgaggtaacctactcacttcggttcctattccccactactaataatgaagccgagtacgaagccctcctggccggactccagttagcgcaaagtctgctcgtcaaatctctcaaagtccattgtgattcacaagtcatagtaaatcacatgttgggtataagtgaagctcgtgacgagagaatgaagaagtatttggacaaagcgcaaagcatcagccgaagtttctcctattttcggataatccgcattcccagagcggaaaatagccgagcagataccttaagtaagttggcctcagatccgagctcaaaggcggaagaattaatgcatcgaagcattgatgaagctgagatacattcagtatccagctcgccgaactggatgacgccgatcttgcagtatctggatcaaggacaattgcccgaggataagagagaagctcggaagatcacgtgccgagcacttcggtacgaacttcatgaaggagtcctctttagaaaatcttacctccagccgttattgcggtgcgtaggaccagaagagacggactacatcctcagagaagttcatgaaggatcgtgcggcagccacatcggagctagagctttagctaaaaaagttctaagatggggatattattggccaaccttggtacaagaagcagtgcagctcgtcaagacctgcccgaagtgccaaatccatgcaaatatcccaaggatgccgcagaccgatctatccactatgcagagcccttggcctttcatgcaatggggtatagacatagtgggaccacttcctcaagctcctcggcaaatgaaattcctaatcgttgccgtggaatactttacgaagtgggtggaagctgaaccattagctacaataacgagctcgaaggcattggatttcgtctggaagaacatagtgtgccgatttggcatacctcacatcctcatctcggataacgggactcagttcaccgacaagacgttcaagaattggtgccaagagctgaatattcaacagcggttcacttcggtctctcatccacaagcaaacggacaaacggaggtaacaaatcgtatcctggtgaaagggttaaaagctcggttagaacaagccaaaggacaatgggtagaaaatctccctcaagtcctatggtcctaccgaactacacccacaacctccaacggtgaaactccgtacagtctggtgtacggcactgaagccgtgattccggtggagatcggcgtacccagtccccgaactctaaatttctcctcagaaatgaatgacgacggactgagagccgagctagatcttgccgaagaaagaagagaattggcatgcataaaagcagccaagtacaaggagcaagtagcccggtattacaaccaaagggtgaagaagctgcaatttcaagtgggagatctcgtcttgagaaacaacgaagtaagccgagcagaaaagctgggcaagctcgaacccacatgggaaggtccatatcgggtgtcagaagtcctcggcaaagggtcttacaaattggctcacatgtcaggagaacaggtaccccgaacatggcacatttccaacctcaaaaagttccatttgtaagagacagtccggtcagtcagtcttgagtcctgttcggtcaatgtgctttatttggtttgcttggtctttgtctctatgtgctttttatttgtctatatgcgttttatctgtctatgtgcgtgtcgtctcttacaaatgttactgaggtatcttgttcttcgaaggctgatccccttcttagaacatatacaagccaacgattgtgagtcaaagcttctacagaagatacaagaccacaattcagcttaaacaagcagttcgtctgaaacgagctgcaacaagccaacgattgtgagtcaaagcttctacagaagatacaagaccacaattcagcttaaacaagcagttcgtctgaaacgagctgcaacaagccaacgattgtgaagtccaagcttctaaagaggatacaagaccacaattcggctcaaaaatcaagcacttcgtctgaaacgaactgcaacgaaagtccgattctcgcgataaaacttgcctgaattaggacaagggaaagtccgatccacgcgataaaactcgccgaattaggacaagggaaagtccgatccccaaattaggacaacggaaagtccgatccgagcgataaaactcgccaaattaggaccaaagacgagtccggtcaaagatgtttatttcatcagcccaaagacgagtccggtcaaagatgtttatttcatcagcccaaagacgagtccggtcaaagatgtttatttcatcagaccaaagacgagtccggtcaaagaagagttcacttcataagaccgaggacaaacatcaacttaccccgtacctttttccagaatgccgaagtaattcacttcgctttccggggggggggtagtgatggagtacgtactaaacaagcccaacagcagtaaagcccatcagcctaaagcccaagaaagagtatcagttcggcatgactaaagagttcggccccagcctacagctcggttgctctcaggtcggcatcaagctctactctcagatcggcaaaagctgctcggccataattcagcagttcggtctcagtattcgaccgaactaggagatagtggactcatgcaggatttccacctccaccacccacgatctatttagtggtgtcaagcagtcattaactcatgcaggatagtggacccatgcaagatcgccacgatctccacgacatccactacctagtaaatggctgcatgccacgatctaggttcaatgtataaatagaacctagatcaaaTAGATAGGGGGAAGTTCTAGATAGACTctctctctcgctttctagagataaaatacaaaatagcaagtctgtattgtaagctgtaagaaaacagatcaagcaatacaactctgccctcattttcttcccgtggacgtagatttacctcagtaaatcgaaccacgttaaatctctgtgtcgtgatctgtattttcctgcattcactaacatcagaaattcgccgaCTCATCATATTACAACCACAATGCTCTTCCGATTATGAATGGTGATCAAGAATGCTCGGGGGGAAAGAGTCCAGCAACCCGGCCTCATTTATGGCCTTAAAAATGCACCACTCACTGATATTTGCCTCTCCAACAAACATCTTGGTGGTGCACGCCCGTCGCAGTGCTCTCATGTGATTGGAGCCGCCGTTCAAGTTAGCCCCTCACTGTGTGCTCAGCTCACCTCCCGCCACCAGCTCTTCCTTCTAAAATCTCCCTAATCTGTAGCTTATCATTTTAATGTGAAGGTACAGTTCATTTTTTGGAGTTTGAATGACAGCTGAAGATTAGATTTTTATGCTTATACTGATGTAGCTTGGAGATTTAGAGACGTAGAAAGATAGAAAAGTAGAGAGACATAAAGAAATATCTAAATAAAAAGAGCGAAAGTAAATATCAAAGTTATTTCAGTCCTTGAATtacaaaaaatgcaaaaagaaaaaaagatgaaaaaaagtataatgctaaaaaatagtgTAATATACCTCAATCCTTTTCCTTGAATTACAGAAAatgcaaaaagaaaaagatgaaaaaaaagGTAGTATAAATGTTCAAAAATAGTGTAATATACCTGAAATACTAAGGCCATGTTTAGttcacgggaaagtaaagttgacaaggAAAATTATTCATGGGAAAATGAATCATGGAAATATGATTcttaataactttactttcctatgTTTGAAAAATGtcaagattttaaattgtatACTATTGATataaacaccaaactaaaaatatactcctacttattactatttttatttataaaaatgaataataatataatttttttaataaattattaattacaaatgataataattatatttattattagtttaaatatggattatccatcataatatataataatatagttgtaattatagttacatggagtattataatcataaatgattataataataaatatgattattataattataattataatatttacggataatataattgaataaattttataatttgaaatttcactATAACttcttcattgattaattattaatttataaaataataatgattaattattattacataatttatattatatagttatattttaattatttaataaattattaattattatgataattccaaatatatataaatattataataatatagttataattagaataattttaaatatagttatttattatatcgaaattaagtatgatttataattttatatcattttaatacattgtaattaataataataataataataataataataataataataataataataataataataaaaactatACTTATATTGCACTGattatgtaagaatcctaaaaccgagaaaaaagaatacctaagaaaagttagaattcagaatcctggaaagttgtactaactttccttgttcttggaattttgattactttcctagtttaattaaaaatgaaacaaacacatgaatttaaaatttaaggaatcggattactttcccagacagaatcctggcaaccaaacatgacctaaACAATTGGGACCGTAAATATTAAAACTACATTTTCCAAGCACTCAATATAGTATACCGCGTTATGGATCccttaaaatacataaaataaaatagtaaggccacccgcaacgcgtcacgcgggtggcctgTATTCCGTCACGAAGAGACGAGActgcggcgtgacgcgttgcagcacctcgtctcgtccccagcccgtcccgcGTTCCGTCCTGCCGTAACGAATGGCGAGgagtctcgccacgcgccgaggtgcgctccggcgccatgcgtgacgcccactcgccggcccgcgagtgggcatcgtcacgttgatgcaataattcattttttaaaaaaatttgaattaaataaaaaaaaaaattaaaaatgaaaacggtaatattaccgttatattacctattttcaattttttatatttttttaattttttactctataaatacgcttaattcatcctcatttcacacacaaatacacatctattcttcccaaatcatctcaaTTTTTTCCTGGCAGCACGACGCCTCctcaataccaagcctatcttaaCGGAATTGcgtttatggcagcacaacttgacattccgcctcctcacggcttcagtgcacctcctccgccttcgggggatgattcgctggcgaattagtttttttttattttctttaaaattatattttaaattatgtcatttttaattttaggattttaattaagtatttttttttaattttaagttgtatttttattttatgttgtaattttattttatttttaattaaatgtgtttttttaattgaatttggtttgaaataaaaataaaaattgaatgaaaagtaatttaagggacggaggattgcaggttccgtcccttagttaagagataaaGTAAAAAGGTACAGTAGGACccataaatagtaatttaaggaacggttaagggacggatgagtaacagcgttgcggatgacctaatAGAATCAATTATGAGTCTAACAACTTGGACTcataaagtaattaaaaaaagtgaaaaagtgaaaaagaaGATAAATTCCTGCAATaataaaagataaagaaaataagacGATAGACAGGTCTCAGATGAGACGCCACAACGGATTACCTTACCACCGCCTCTCCGCCGCCGGTTTCCAACTCCATTTATTATTACCTTTTCCATCTCCGACAAGTCTTTTTATCACCAACCACCCCAactgtttcttcttttttttctctttatctttttcgaATCCTTCACTTTATCTTTTTCGAATCCTTCAAAATCAAGCCAACTACAATTAAAAAACCAGTTTTTCTGAAACTATCatcatatagtactatattcaTATATCTTTATTGAAAAACTCATTTATTGAAGAACTCACAAACACGTAGCTCATGTGACTGTATCACGCCTCACGCTGTCGAAAGTTccatcaatttttatatttatttaaataagaaaACCAAACCGTGTGAAACGGTTCTGACTTGTGAAAGGATAGCTCAAACCTCAGAGTGATAGGAATGCCGAATCTTCCGTTCGAGCTCATCGAGGACATCCTCCGCCGCCTGCCGGTGAAATCGCTCAAGCGTTTCCGCGCCGTCGCGAAAACGTGGTGTTGTTTGATTGACAGTGAGAATTTCATCAACCTGCATCTCCGCCAACCGCTGATTTCCACCTCTCACCGCAATCTGATAATAGGCGGCCTCGGCGTTTACAGCGTCGATTTGGAGGCGCTCGACAAGGCTCATGTCATCAAGCCGCCGTTCTATTACAAAAGCGTCGATGGGATCTCGAATTCCTGCAACGGAATAGTGCTTGTTATGAGCGATCCGCTTGTTCTGTGGAACACTTTCTCGAGGGAATACGTGACTTTGCCCAATTGCTCGACTGAGATGCAAGCTCCGTTTGAATCGTACAGTAAGGTTGCGTACGGATTCGGATACGATTCCGAGAGCGATGATTACAAGGTTGTTAGGGTTGCGGAATTTAGGCATAAGATAACGCATATCTGGATGGCTTCGGAGACGAAGATCTACAGTCTAAGGTCGAAATCATGGCGGAGAATTGGGGATTTCCCTTATGCGCTGCCGTTTTTGAGGGGGAATTGGCGCGTGCACCTTAACGGCGTTATGCATACTCTGGTGGAAGATCCGGAGGAGTTTGAAGCCGCCGCGGTGATAATGGCTTTTAATTTGAGGACCGAGAAGCATACCCCGATAATGCTTCCGTCAGAGATCCGGATCCGAGGAGTTGATGTTAGTTTGGATGTGCTTGATGGTTGTCTTTGTGTGGTTTGCACAAGTAGGCACAGGGTTGTGATTTGGGTGATGAAGGAGTATGGAGTGAGAAAATCTTGGATGAAATTGCTCACAATTAGCCCTCCATTGATAGAGCGGAATGATATCGTGAAGCCATTAACTTATTCAAGGGACGGTACTAAGGTTTTGTTGAATTGCGATGATAAAAGGCTTCTTTGGTATGATTTAGCTAACCACACAGCTGAGGAGGTTGTTGTTGAAGGTTTGCCGTTTGTGTTTTATGCTGAAGTTTGCGTTGAGAGCCTTGTTAAGCTTGATAATAGCGTGGCTGAGGTGAAGAAAAAGGTGCAGCGGAAggagaaaaggaaggggaagaTCAGAAGTACAAGGTGATGTATTTAGCTAGCTGATGAAGTTGGAATctgtgtatatgtatatatatgttggCTGTCTGATTATATAGGAATTAATATTGACTTGGGTTTACTTGTAATGTCAAGTCAACTTTGAATAGTATTCTCGGATGGTCACTTGCAACCAATGAATAGTAGtgcctttttttaatttttgttttttaatgtaACATCACATGGTTTCTTTGTTCCAAGAAATTTGTTAGATGCAATTTCTCATACAAAAGTACCTTGACTTCTTGGTGAATAATTTGGCTTACTGCTTTTTATCTCTCAGGGATGACTTCTTGTCCGAGGGGTTCAAGTTGGTACTCTAACATAAAGAACACAAGTAATAGAAGAAGAGCGGTTGCATCGGGCACCAAAGGTTTGTATTAGTCAACCTACTTCTGCATGATATCGGTTTTCCTGTATTTTGTTGTTGGAATTTATATAAGCAACCTTCTTGCGAGTGTTGATATTTGAGGTTGAACTTGAAACTACTTTTTCATAAATGTATTATAAAGCAAGCTTAAAAAATGAACGTCTAGATGTGATTGTTTATCCTCAGATTTAAATGGTGCCCGGTCTTGGCTTATCCTTTTCTGCAAGGCGAAGAATGGGATAGAAAATTATTAGACGACATGATAACCCGTGACttactatctaaatccatttagtaGTGCTGCCTCTATCTGCATTTCACTCACCCAAACCCTTATTGCATTTCCTTTGCAATTTTATGCATTATCATATGGCTCATTTTTTATTGCTTATTAAACTTGGTAGTTTTTCTTGCCTTCTGGAAACAATTGTAGCTATTTTTGGTACTCTGTGCTAGTCAAATGTAGTATTAATTAGCGAAGGATCCATTGGTGAAGCAAAACATTGTTACTAGTGTTTATCCTAGGTAAACAAGGAAAAATATTGTTGGAATAAGCAATCTTGAGTTTGTTACTATATTATATAACTAACGAAGTTATTTCAATATTGATTAGACTGATATCCTCTGCATTACCATACATATAACTCTTACTTTTCCAGCATATTGtgtaatactctctccgtccccgaataagagtcgttaatttccattttgggccgtcccacattaagagtcactcttcatttttaccataaatggtagtatgccccacattccattaactcactccactcacattttattataaaaccaatataaaaatgtgggtcccacattccactaactttttcaaccaacttttctctacatttcttaaaactcgtgcccggtcaaagagcgactcctattaggggacggagggagtaactttttTGGTAACATGCGATGAAAGTTGAGAAACATGTCATGGAGCGCGATTTACTGTTATCTTCATCTACATCAAAATTTCCATCTCAAATTTCTTTGGTATCTGCTTTACTTGTCCATCAGCATTAgttttgatattcttcccagcTTGGTAGTGTGCCTTATAATTTTCCAATGGCATGCTAATTGAGTTATTTGACTTATCATTTTTTGAAttgcataatttaattatatatactcATGTCACTCACTTTTGCCGGAGAAAGGTTTGGAATATGTGGATGCATTGTAAAAGTTGGTTACTTTGCCTTATTACCTATAGCTGGTGTATCAATTGCTTACTGGTCAGACAAATGCATGTGAAGTTGAGAGGATccatttgtcttagaaaaaccTGAATGACATGATGTTTCCATAGAAGAAGCAATAAAGCATTTTGTTTGTGTGAAATTCAGATGTTCTGGTTGCAAGAAGCTGGCAGCTCGGCGATGAAGAATTAGCAGGAAAAAGCTCACTCAATTCTTCTGTCAACCTCTTGTGTCTTCCTCAGAGGCTGCTCTTCTGGTAGAGCTGGTTATATAGCATATCAACAAGAGgttaataaatataaatgatATCTTATAGAGAAGGATGTACTGGACACACGCAGGTCACCTTTTGCTGTTGGAACAGTTGGCAAGTGAGGCAGCCAATGACATCCCTACTTCTTTGTAGGAGGTTGCAACACAAGCCAGAGAGGCTGAACCGTTTTTTCTCTGAGTTCTCTTTTGTGAGTGCTCAAAGTTTCAGTCCACAGTATAACCCTGTGTATATCTGAGTTGactaatattacaaaatatgaTAAATGTGCGTGCGACTGCTAACAGACGTGTTTGGTACTGTATTGACTTTAATGATGTGTTGCGTTTGAACTTTCTGTTCAAGGTACATATATCAGACTATCAGTGGATATTTGTGACGGTATAATTAAAAAACCCCACTTTCATCTTCATGGTTAACGTTTTTACTTATAGATATCTAGTTTTGGTTCGATTGATAGTAGGCTGAAGTTAATTTACCTTAGCATCTTGACATACGATGGAGCTCGTCTTGCAAGGAAAATTGGAACCTCGTGATAATGCTGCGCTCAGTACAAGAAAAGGTAATTACAAAAATGACCTCTTATTATTAACGTTTTTGATAAGGAGTGATTACACagttttcatataaaatatTTCGGCTTTGTTTCATACTCCctctccctccgtctcaagTTACCTAAGTCGTATTTTATTTTGGGTTGTCTTAAGTTACTTgactcatttattttttttggctaaaaacaattttttttttatcacaactactttattctttcgccaaaagtggtcctaaacatatgacgattttacgattttggttctaaacattatcttttgaattattgagTCATGTACAAATGAAAATGGACCGAATTTGGTCCATTTTTAACAAAACCGTTTATTTTGACGGTCACTATCAATTAAATATCatttgattagattaatatttttttctcttgatTAACTCAAAATTCAAATACCACAATTATATATGCAGTAACACTGCATCAAAATACAATATAAATAACAAGAAATTCTAAAACAAGTTCATCACAAAATCATCAATCTAGCTTTAACTAAACTTAATCAAACAAGCCAAAGCCTACGGAGACGAGATGATTATCGAAGATTAAGGTTTTGCAGATGGAGCTGCTGCTGCTACGGCTTCTTTAGGGTTGGGTTTACTGAATTGGGTTTTAGGGATTGAACGACCAGGAATTGG is part of the Salvia splendens isolate huo1 chromosome 6, SspV2, whole genome shotgun sequence genome and encodes:
- the LOC121806394 gene encoding F-box protein CPR1-like, with translation MPNLPFELIEDILRRLPVKSLKRFRAVAKTWCCLIDSENFINLHLRQPLISTSHRNLIIGGLGVYSVDLEALDKAHVIKPPFYYKSVDGISNSCNGIVLVMSDPLVLWNTFSREYVTLPNCSTEMQAPFESYSKVAYGFGYDSESDDYKVVRVAEFRHKITHIWMASETKIYSLRSKSWRRIGDFPYALPFLRGNWRVHLNGVMHTLVEDPEEFEAAAVIMAFNLRTEKHTPIMLPSEIRIRGVDVSLDVLDGCLCVVCTSRHRVVIWVMKEYGVRKSWMKLLTISPPLIERNDIVKPLTYSRDGTKVLLNCDDKRLLWYDLANHTAEEVVVEGLPFVFYAEVCVESLVKLDNSVAEVKKKVQRKEKRKGKIRSTRDDFLSEGFKLVL